The following proteins come from a genomic window of Azospirillum humicireducens:
- a CDS encoding nucleotidyltransferase family protein, translating to MRSEDALANIDVAVLAGGLGTRIRGVLGDTPKVLAPIAGRAFLGHLLDYLSTYGSRRVVLCLGHLADRVTAWLARGDSAGTIDVVCQIEPRPLGTAGALGYVRKELRSSTILVVNGDTFLDADLRAFIASHRLSGAEASVLCVTVEDASRFVRVEIGPDSRIRSFPAKAAGAGTINAGVYLFSAAFLDRFIAAGAVSLERDVLEKLPPGTLNAHVAKARFLDIGTPESLATAASVIAGRET from the coding sequence GTGCGGTCTGAGGACGCTCTTGCCAACATAGACGTCGCAGTGCTTGCCGGCGGGCTGGGCACGCGAATCCGGGGCGTACTGGGCGACACGCCGAAGGTTCTGGCCCCGATCGCGGGCCGCGCCTTCCTCGGCCATCTGCTTGACTATTTGTCTACATACGGATCGCGGCGGGTGGTGCTGTGCCTGGGCCATCTTGCCGACCGCGTGACCGCCTGGCTCGCCCGCGGCGATTCGGCCGGCACCATCGACGTGGTCTGCCAGATCGAGCCGCGCCCGCTGGGCACCGCCGGGGCGCTCGGTTACGTGCGCAAGGAACTGCGCAGCAGCACCATTCTGGTGGTGAACGGCGATACCTTCCTGGATGCCGACCTGCGCGCCTTCATCGCCTCGCACCGCCTCTCGGGAGCGGAGGCGTCGGTCCTGTGCGTGACGGTGGAGGATGCCTCCCGCTTCGTGCGGGTGGAGATCGGACCGGACAGCCGCATCCGCAGCTTCCCGGCGAAGGCCGCCGGGGCCGGCACCATCAATGCGGGGGTCTACCTGTTCTCCGCCGCCTTCCTCGACCGCTTCATCGCGGCGGGGGCCGTCTCGCTGGAACGCGACGTGCTGGAGAAACTGCCGCCCGGTACGCTGAATGCCCATGTCGCCAAGGCCCGCTTCCTCGACATCGGCACACCGGAAAGCCTCGCCACCGCCGCCAGCGTCATCGCCGGCCGGGAAACCTGA
- a CDS encoding tetratricopeptide repeat protein produces the protein MNRNQRKSGNAAATAAALVGQAVPLHQSGRLAEAEALYRQALGIQPRQPDALHLLGMIACQTGRLKEAADLIGQAVAAKRDVPDYHANLAYSLQALGRSAEAERAARNALRLRNPFPEAANSLGNALNAQGKREEAATAYRAALRARPDYAEAEGNLGAVLRSLGRSAEAEPLLRHALAANPALTEARAALGLALLDLDRAEEGEAALRAVLARRADHAPAALALAGSLQRRHEVAEPVYRRYLALEPADAEAWNAFGLDLQGADRIDAAAEAFARALRLAPAMAEAMTNLGTARRLQGRTREAADLQRGALDLRSGYAAAHANLGLALQDLGDETGAEQEFTRALDADPAQALARFNRAILRLRQGRLAEGWEDYAARFDSGLLRTKRPFDIPEWKGDDLAGRRLLLWAEQGLGDEFMFGSLLPLAIARFPDLIVECEPRLVSLFQRSFPGTVIRAPTRRPGDADCHLPFGSLPRLMWRTAPVPTPPAGWLKPDPERVAAWRQRLDALGPGLAVGIAWTSQRLTAERRPSYTRLDDWRPLLRLPGLHPVSLQYDGREEEIAAVEERFGLRIHRWPDLDQIGDLESTAALMANLDLAVTVASSAGEMAAALGVPVWRLGRRDWTQLGTAVRPWFPTMRCIHPQGGTAIADIIPQAAQMIARFSTGDL, from the coding sequence ATGAACCGCAACCAGCGCAAATCGGGCAACGCCGCCGCCACCGCCGCGGCGCTGGTGGGACAAGCCGTGCCGCTGCACCAATCCGGCCGTCTGGCGGAGGCGGAAGCCCTTTACCGTCAGGCGCTCGGCATCCAGCCGCGCCAGCCCGACGCGCTCCACCTGCTGGGCATGATCGCCTGCCAGACCGGCCGCCTCAAAGAAGCCGCCGACCTGATCGGACAAGCGGTGGCGGCCAAGCGCGACGTGCCCGATTACCATGCCAATCTCGCCTATTCGCTCCAGGCCCTTGGCCGTTCGGCAGAGGCGGAGCGGGCGGCCCGCAACGCCCTGCGTCTGCGCAACCCGTTCCCCGAGGCCGCCAACTCCCTGGGCAACGCCCTGAACGCCCAGGGAAAGAGGGAAGAAGCGGCCACCGCCTACCGTGCGGCCCTGCGCGCCCGTCCCGACTATGCGGAGGCGGAGGGCAACCTCGGCGCCGTGCTGCGCAGCCTCGGCCGTTCTGCGGAAGCGGAGCCGCTGCTGCGTCATGCCCTGGCCGCCAACCCGGCTTTGACCGAGGCCCGCGCCGCGCTGGGGCTCGCCCTGCTCGACCTCGACCGCGCCGAAGAGGGTGAGGCGGCATTGCGCGCCGTCCTGGCCCGCCGGGCCGACCATGCCCCCGCGGCGCTGGCATTGGCCGGTTCCCTCCAGCGTCGCCATGAGGTCGCCGAGCCGGTCTACCGCCGCTATCTGGCATTGGAACCGGCAGATGCCGAGGCGTGGAATGCTTTCGGTCTCGACCTGCAAGGCGCCGACCGCATCGATGCCGCGGCGGAGGCCTTCGCCCGTGCGCTGCGGCTGGCGCCGGCCATGGCGGAGGCGATGACCAACCTCGGCACCGCCCGCCGCCTGCAGGGCCGGACGCGCGAGGCCGCCGATCTGCAGCGCGGTGCGCTGGACCTGCGCTCCGGCTATGCCGCCGCCCATGCCAATCTGGGGCTCGCGCTTCAGGACCTGGGCGACGAGACCGGAGCGGAGCAGGAATTCACCCGCGCCCTCGACGCCGATCCGGCTCAGGCGCTTGCCCGTTTCAACCGCGCCATCCTGCGCCTGCGCCAGGGACGCTTGGCCGAGGGGTGGGAGGATTATGCCGCCCGCTTCGACTCCGGCCTGCTGAGAACCAAGCGTCCATTCGATATTCCGGAATGGAAGGGCGACGATCTCGCCGGACGCCGCCTTCTGCTGTGGGCGGAACAAGGCCTGGGCGACGAATTCATGTTCGGCTCCCTGCTGCCGCTGGCGATCGCCCGCTTTCCCGACCTGATCGTCGAATGCGAACCGCGGCTGGTTTCGCTGTTCCAGCGTTCCTTCCCCGGCACCGTCATTCGGGCTCCGACGCGTCGGCCGGGCGACGCAGACTGCCATCTGCCCTTCGGTTCGCTGCCGCGGCTGATGTGGAGGACCGCCCCCGTCCCGACGCCTCCCGCCGGGTGGCTGAAGCCGGACCCCGAGCGGGTGGCGGCTTGGCGGCAGCGGCTGGACGCGCTCGGCCCGGGTCTGGCGGTCGGCATCGCCTGGACCAGCCAGCGCCTCACCGCCGAACGTCGTCCGTCCTACACCCGGCTTGACGATTGGCGTCCTTTGCTGCGCCTTCCCGGCCTGCATCCGGTCAGCCTGCAATATGACGGACGCGAGGAGGAGATCGCGGCGGTCGAGGAACGGTTCGGTCTGCGCATCCACCGTTGGCCGGATCTGGACCAGATCGGCGATCTGGAGAGCACGGCGGCCCTGATGGCGAACCTCGATCTGGCGGTCACCGTGGCGTCTTCCGCCGGGGAGATGGCGGCTGCTCTCGGCGTGCCGGTCTGGCGGCTCGGCCGGCGCGACTGGACCCAACTGGGCACCGCGGTGCGTCCCTGGTTCCCGACCATGCGCTGCATCCATCCCCAGGGGGGGACTGCCATTGCCGATATTATTCCTCAAGCAGCACAAATGATTGCAAGATTTTCTACAGGTGATCTGTGA
- a CDS encoding tetratricopeptide repeat protein gives MSVTHRFAEALRHHQAGALAEAEPLYRQVLDAEPLHADALHLLGVLYHQLNKNEQAIVLIDKAVQLAPEVADYHANRGIVLQRLGRLDAAEAAQRQALDCSPGHVGAHFNLGLVLAAQERLREAASHYAEAARLSPRLADAHLNLGAALQGLGRAEEALEAHAMAAELLPGDPRPWTNLAVSLRHLGRMADAADALRMAATLGGGTNDPTTLSALAAALHAAGRTEEAAERYADTLRLDPRNAFCLNGLGLCLKALGQLDDAATCFDAATAIEPDHAEALDNLGSIRNAQGRYAEAEALHRQAIGHRPDFAGAWNNLGNALHAAGRTGEAWRAWHTALALHPALAETHTNLGNALRNAERFAEAERSQRRAILLAPWEAPARNNLGHLLQGRHDHAGAAVCHRSALALDPAYGEAWSNLGLARQRLGDASGAERCYDRALCLRPDLSLSHFNKGLLRLEAGDLDRGWPGYAWRFGSGQVGQGRQPRAQPWRGEDLTGRRLMIWGEQGVGDSILFSALCSELAGRAVSTILEVDRRLVPLFARSFPTLRVRAEALDGQGREAMAIPDYDRHVPMGSLPRVLRRRLADFPPRPSWLIADAALAERWRGRLAKLGPGLRVGIGWRSQLMTAERSIAYLPLDAWAPLFALPGIHWVVLQYGEVEDEVRQAEQRFGIRLHRWDDLDRKDDFDGVAALIAGLDLVISPAMSVGELAGALGAPVWRFGSRDWTQLGAGVRPWYPSMRLFQPRPGEPLSATLEDMARCLARLAADADRPSGGGSEQSSRILLEQAVSLHRQGRFAEAATLHRKAVAADPLHPPGWTNGGLSLLGSGQTQAAIHWHRRAVALNPAFTEAIGNLGVALQAGGAAADAAALHRRALRLRPQIAESWGNLAAALLADRRYGEAEAACIRAAALSPSLAGVLTTAAAALKGQGQFDAAAKHSRRALRIVPTSAKGWSNLGMALAGLGRWGEALNAHRRAAALAPALPDILLNQGHTALLRGERRLARACAERTLRLAPGRGDARMNRALLRLAEGDIVGGWEDYAHRFAAGDAVPRRFGIPEWQGEDLADRSILVWGEQGLGDEILFGTVLPDLVRRAGRVIVECDPRLTALFARALPGAEVRAPTPDHRTGPQDVDVHAPMGTVAARLRPALRHFPAVLPFLMPDRTAAAAWRARLAALGPGLRVGICWRSSRMTADRAGAYSRIAQWGPLLTLPGITFLSLQYDEHAAERAEAQQRFGMPLHHWPDLDQRNDLEGVAALMAGLDLVVTAPTAVGELAAALGIPVWRIGMGTNDWSSLGTAVRPWFPSMALVGDPAGHDATLSMVAQRLRRLADANGTAA, from the coding sequence GTGAGCGTTACCCACCGGTTTGCCGAAGCGCTTCGGCACCATCAGGCTGGCGCCCTGGCAGAGGCCGAACCGCTGTATCGGCAGGTTCTCGATGCGGAACCGCTTCATGCAGATGCCCTGCATCTGCTGGGCGTCCTCTACCATCAACTCAATAAAAACGAACAAGCTATTGTCCTGATTGATAAAGCTGTCCAGCTTGCGCCGGAGGTCGCAGACTACCATGCCAACCGGGGCATCGTGCTGCAAAGGCTGGGCAGGCTGGATGCGGCGGAGGCGGCACAGAGGCAGGCGTTGGATTGTAGCCCCGGCCATGTCGGCGCTCATTTCAACCTGGGACTGGTGTTGGCGGCCCAGGAGCGGTTGAGGGAAGCGGCGTCCCATTATGCCGAGGCCGCCCGCCTGTCCCCCAGGCTGGCCGATGCCCACCTGAACCTTGGCGCTGCATTGCAAGGGCTCGGTCGGGCAGAAGAGGCGCTTGAAGCCCACGCGATGGCGGCGGAGTTGCTGCCCGGCGATCCCCGGCCCTGGACCAACCTTGCGGTCAGCCTGCGTCATCTTGGACGGATGGCGGACGCCGCGGACGCATTGCGCATGGCTGCGACATTGGGCGGCGGCACCAACGATCCCACGACCTTGTCGGCACTGGCCGCGGCACTCCATGCCGCAGGACGAACGGAAGAGGCCGCCGAGCGCTATGCTGACACCCTGCGGCTTGATCCAAGGAATGCTTTTTGTCTCAACGGATTGGGGCTATGTCTTAAAGCGCTTGGTCAGCTGGACGATGCCGCCACCTGCTTCGACGCGGCGACCGCCATCGAGCCCGACCATGCGGAAGCCCTCGACAATCTCGGCAGCATCCGCAACGCCCAGGGCCGCTACGCGGAGGCCGAGGCACTGCACAGGCAGGCGATAGGCCATCGTCCGGACTTCGCCGGAGCGTGGAACAATCTGGGCAATGCCCTCCACGCCGCCGGCCGCACCGGAGAGGCCTGGCGGGCTTGGCATACCGCTCTGGCTCTCCATCCCGCCCTGGCCGAAACCCACACCAACCTTGGCAACGCCCTGCGCAACGCCGAGCGTTTCGCCGAGGCCGAACGGTCCCAACGCCGCGCCATCCTCCTTGCCCCATGGGAGGCACCGGCGCGCAACAATCTGGGCCACCTGCTCCAGGGCCGGCACGACCATGCCGGGGCGGCGGTCTGCCATCGCAGCGCCCTGGCCCTGGATCCCGCCTATGGCGAGGCGTGGAGCAATCTGGGGCTGGCGCGCCAGCGGCTTGGCGACGCCAGCGGGGCGGAGCGGTGCTATGACCGCGCCTTGTGCCTGCGCCCGGACCTTTCGCTGTCCCATTTCAACAAGGGCCTGCTGCGGCTGGAAGCCGGTGACCTCGATCGCGGTTGGCCCGGCTATGCCTGGCGTTTCGGATCGGGGCAGGTCGGACAGGGACGCCAGCCCCGTGCCCAGCCCTGGCGCGGCGAGGACCTGACCGGCCGCCGCCTGATGATCTGGGGAGAGCAGGGGGTGGGCGACAGCATCCTGTTCTCCGCCCTTTGTTCCGAGTTGGCCGGCCGCGCCGTCTCCACCATCCTGGAGGTCGATCGCCGGCTGGTTCCGCTGTTCGCCCGATCCTTTCCGACCCTCAGGGTGAGGGCAGAGGCCCTGGACGGACAGGGACGGGAGGCGATGGCGATCCCGGACTACGACCGCCATGTGCCGATGGGCTCCCTGCCGCGGGTCCTGCGCCGCAGGCTGGCCGATTTCCCGCCGCGCCCATCCTGGCTGATCGCCGACGCTGCCTTGGCCGAGCGATGGCGCGGACGGCTGGCAAAGCTCGGACCCGGCCTGCGGGTGGGCATCGGCTGGCGCAGCCAATTGATGACGGCCGAGCGAAGCATCGCCTATCTGCCGCTCGACGCCTGGGCGCCGCTGTTCGCGCTGCCCGGAATTCACTGGGTCGTGCTGCAATATGGCGAGGTGGAGGACGAGGTCCGGCAGGCCGAGCAGCGCTTCGGTATCCGGCTGCACCGCTGGGACGATCTGGACCGCAAGGATGATTTCGACGGCGTGGCCGCACTGATCGCCGGGCTGGACCTCGTCATCTCGCCGGCGATGTCGGTGGGCGAACTTGCCGGTGCGCTCGGCGCGCCGGTCTGGCGCTTCGGCAGCCGCGATTGGACGCAGCTGGGGGCGGGGGTGCGTCCCTGGTATCCATCGATGCGCCTGTTCCAACCCCGCCCCGGCGAACCGCTGTCGGCAACGCTGGAGGACATGGCCCGCTGCCTGGCGAGGCTGGCTGCAGACGCCGACCGGCCTTCGGGAGGTGGTTCGGAGCAATCCAGCAGGATATTGCTGGAACAGGCAGTTTCCTTGCATCGCCAGGGCCGCTTTGCCGAGGCCGCCACCCTCCACCGCAAGGCGGTCGCCGCCGACCCGCTGCATCCGCCGGGCTGGACCAACGGCGGCCTTTCCCTGCTCGGGTCGGGTCAAACGCAAGCCGCCATCCACTGGCATCGGCGGGCAGTGGCGCTGAACCCGGCCTTCACGGAGGCGATTGGAAATCTCGGCGTCGCCCTCCAGGCCGGCGGCGCGGCGGCGGATGCCGCGGCCCTTCACCGCCGCGCCCTCCGGCTGCGTCCACAGATTGCCGAAAGCTGGGGCAACCTTGCCGCCGCTCTGCTCGCCGACCGGCGTTATGGGGAGGCGGAGGCGGCCTGCATCCGTGCCGCGGCGCTCTCGCCGTCCCTCGCCGGGGTACTCACCACGGCCGCAGCGGCATTGAAGGGACAGGGACAATTCGACGCCGCCGCCAAGCACAGCCGAAGAGCATTGCGCATCGTTCCGACTTCGGCCAAGGGTTGGTCGAACCTGGGCATGGCTCTGGCCGGGCTCGGACGGTGGGGCGAGGCCTTGAACGCCCACCGCCGCGCGGCGGCTCTCGCCCCGGCATTGCCGGACATCCTGCTCAACCAAGGCCATACGGCGCTGCTGCGGGGCGAGCGCAGGCTCGCGCGTGCCTGCGCCGAACGAACCCTGAGGCTCGCACCCGGCCGGGGGGACGCGCGGATGAACCGGGCCCTGCTGCGGCTTGCAGAAGGCGACATCGTCGGCGGTTGGGAGGATTACGCCCACCGCTTTGCCGCCGGCGACGCCGTGCCTCGCCGCTTCGGCATTCCGGAATGGCAGGGAGAGGATCTGGCGGACCGCAGCATCCTGGTGTGGGGTGAGCAGGGGCTGGGCGACGAAATCCTGTTCGGAACCGTGCTGCCCGATCTGGTCCGCCGGGCCGGGCGGGTGATCGTCGAGTGCGACCCCCGCCTGACCGCCTTGTTTGCCCGCGCGCTGCCGGGGGCCGAGGTGCGGGCGCCGACGCCGGATCATCGGACCGGTCCGCAGGACGTCGATGTCCACGCCCCGATGGGCACGGTCGCCGCGCGGTTGCGCCCCGCCCTGCGGCATTTCCCGGCGGTTTTACCGTTCCTGATGCCCGACCGGACCGCGGCCGCGGCATGGCGCGCACGGCTGGCGGCCCTGGGCCCCGGCCTGAGGGTTGGCATCTGCTGGCGCAGCAGCCGCATGACGGCGGACCGTGCCGGCGCCTACAGCCGCATCGCCCAGTGGGGACCGCTCCTCACCCTGCCCGGCATCACCTTCCTCAGCCTTCAGTATGACGAGCATGCGGCGGAGCGGGCGGAGGCGCAGCAGCGCTTCGGCATGCCCCTGCACCACTGGCCCGACCTCGACCAGCGCAACGACCTGGAAGGCGTGGCGGCGCTGATGGCCGGCCTGGACCTCGTCGTTACCGCACCGACCGCCGTGGGGGAGCTCGCCGCCGCGCTGGGCATTCCGGTCTGGCGGATCGGCATGGGAACCAACGACTGGTCGTCGCTGGGAACAGCGGTCCGACCTTGGTTTCCGTCGATGGCGCTGGTCGGGGATCCGGCCGGGCATGATGCCACGCTATCCATGGTGGCACAGCGCCTTCGCCGTCTGGCTGACGCCAATGGCACGGCGGCCTGA